Proteins from a genomic interval of Symmachiella macrocystis:
- the gltB gene encoding glutamate synthase large subunit encodes MEQNSNQHDAAPFVLGQPVKQGLYDPANEKDNCGVGFVADIKGRQSHQMILDADRILRHMNHRGACGCEPNTGDGAGMMTALPHEFFAKVAKADLGCELPEPGKYGAGIIYLPQDDEERQQCKKQMEDLVQSQGQTTLGWRTVPQEPLQADIGPSARATEPVMEQLFIAAAEGLDSEAFERQLYIIRKQASRVLRTSEMKQALMFYVCSLSTKVIIYKGQLTPDQLLPYFPDLQDEDFTSHLAMVHSRFSTNTFPSWDRAQPLRFMSHNGEINTLRGNANWLFARQGVMESELFGDDLKKLCPIIEPHCSDSGTFDNALELLLHAGRSLPEAVMMMVPEAWQNHESMSEAKRAFYEFYSSKQEPWDGPASIAFTDGHYIGAVLDRNGLRPSRYYVTHDDKVVMASEVGVLDVDSANVKIKGRLQPGKMFLVDFEQGRIIDDEEVKREIATKRPYGQWLQDQRIQLTDLAAAETPEPSTGKDLLAKMQAFGYTTETIQYMLLPMLRVKKDPIGSMGNDAALACLSDKPRLVYDYFKQLFAQVTNPPIDSIREEIVMSLECFIGSEGNLLATEEKDCHRLSIQHPILTDDEMAAIKAMDHRGWTSKTIDITFARSEGPAGLRSTLDRICEEASQAITDGHSLVVLSDRAAGPDRVPVSALLACGAVHHHLVRNEQRTRLGIVIESAEAREVHHHCLLIGYGADAINPYCAFEALWQCRADGALGEEWCDEKVVSAYRLAVKNGMLKVMAKMGISTLQSYKGAQIFEAVGLNEEVINRSFVGTASRIKGVGLEILAEEAIRRHNLGYPLRHDESQLPILSNEGQFQWRAEGEKHAWNPQSISRLQAAARTGDRTAYDQFKEMINEQNRRDCYLRGLLKIKPGKSIPLDEVEPAAKIVKRFCTGAMSYGSISAESHEALAIAMNRMGGKSNTGEGGEDYERFNPMPNGDSKRSAIKQIASGRFGVTSWYLTNADELQIKIAQGAKPGEGGELPGHKVNKIIADTRHSTPGVGLISPPPHHDIYSIEDLAQLIFDLKNSNPSARVSVKLVSEVGVGTIAAGVAKGHADHILISGHDGGTGASPLTSIKHAGLPWELGIAETHQTLVLNDLRSRVVLQTDGQLKTGRDVAIACLLGAEEFGFATAPLITLGCIMMRKCHLNTCPVGIATQDEELRKKFAGKPEHVVNYLFMVAEECREIMAELGFRTINEMVGRADCLETDAAIKHWKADGIDLSPILAPAKKPHPDVEVYCTIKQDHGLDKVLDQQLIKDCQPAIQDGTKVALEIDVQNIDRALGTMLSHEISKKWGPKGLPEDTIHIRARGSAGQSVGAWMAHGVTIELSGDANDFVGKGLSGGRIVIAPPEDSTFVAEDNFIIGNVALYGAVHGEAFFRGMAAERFCIRNSGARAVVEGVGDHGCEYMTGGRVVVLGPTGRNFAAGMSGGVAYIYDPRDEFLQNCNLEMVELERLEEEADISELRELIQKHQNYTGSPVAARILEDWEASVSQFRKVMPVDYKRALELAREEDQQQAEAVTAAGQN; translated from the coding sequence ATGGAACAGAATTCAAATCAACACGACGCTGCCCCGTTTGTACTTGGCCAGCCCGTTAAGCAGGGGTTGTACGACCCGGCCAACGAAAAGGACAATTGCGGTGTCGGATTTGTTGCCGATATTAAAGGCCGTCAATCGCACCAAATGATCTTGGATGCCGACCGCATTTTGCGGCACATGAATCATCGTGGTGCGTGTGGTTGCGAACCCAATACCGGAGACGGTGCGGGGATGATGACCGCCTTGCCGCACGAATTCTTTGCCAAGGTTGCGAAAGCAGATTTGGGTTGCGAATTGCCGGAGCCGGGCAAGTATGGCGCGGGAATCATCTATCTGCCGCAGGACGATGAAGAACGTCAGCAGTGCAAAAAACAGATGGAGGATTTGGTCCAATCGCAAGGCCAAACAACGCTGGGCTGGCGGACGGTCCCGCAAGAACCGTTGCAGGCCGATATTGGTCCCTCGGCGCGTGCGACCGAACCGGTGATGGAACAGTTGTTCATTGCTGCAGCCGAAGGTCTCGACTCCGAAGCGTTTGAACGGCAACTGTACATCATCCGAAAACAGGCCAGCCGCGTTTTGCGGACCAGCGAAATGAAGCAGGCCTTGATGTTCTATGTCTGCTCCTTGTCGACAAAAGTGATCATCTACAAGGGACAATTGACGCCCGATCAATTGTTGCCGTACTTCCCGGATTTGCAGGACGAGGATTTCACCAGTCATTTGGCGATGGTGCACTCGCGGTTTTCGACCAATACGTTCCCCAGTTGGGACCGTGCGCAACCGCTGCGCTTCATGAGCCACAACGGTGAGATCAACACGTTGCGGGGCAATGCCAACTGGCTGTTCGCTCGCCAAGGTGTGATGGAAAGCGAACTGTTTGGGGACGACTTGAAAAAGCTGTGTCCGATCATTGAGCCGCATTGTTCCGATTCGGGAACATTTGACAATGCGCTGGAATTGTTGCTGCACGCCGGCCGCAGTCTGCCCGAAGCCGTGATGATGATGGTTCCCGAAGCTTGGCAGAATCACGAGTCGATGTCCGAAGCCAAGCGGGCGTTTTATGAATTCTATTCGTCGAAGCAGGAACCATGGGACGGTCCCGCCTCGATCGCGTTTACGGACGGGCACTACATCGGCGCGGTCTTGGACCGCAACGGTCTGCGTCCCAGTCGGTACTATGTCACGCACGACGACAAGGTCGTGATGGCCAGTGAAGTCGGCGTGTTGGATGTCGATTCGGCCAACGTGAAAATCAAAGGCCGCCTGCAGCCGGGCAAGATGTTCTTGGTCGACTTCGAGCAGGGACGGATCATTGACGATGAAGAGGTGAAGCGCGAGATTGCCACCAAACGTCCCTATGGACAATGGTTGCAAGACCAGCGGATTCAACTGACCGACCTGGCCGCTGCAGAGACTCCCGAACCTTCCACCGGCAAAGACTTGTTGGCCAAGATGCAAGCGTTCGGTTATACGACCGAGACGATTCAATACATGTTGTTGCCGATGCTCCGCGTCAAGAAGGACCCGATCGGCTCGATGGGGAACGATGCGGCGCTGGCCTGCCTGAGCGATAAGCCGCGGTTGGTCTATGACTATTTCAAGCAGCTTTTCGCGCAGGTGACGAATCCGCCGATTGATTCGATCCGCGAAGAGATCGTGATGTCCTTGGAATGTTTTATCGGATCCGAGGGCAATCTGTTGGCGACTGAGGAAAAGGATTGCCATCGCCTCTCGATTCAACATCCGATTTTGACCGACGATGAGATGGCTGCGATCAAGGCCATGGACCATCGCGGCTGGACGTCAAAGACGATCGATATTACGTTTGCCCGGTCCGAGGGACCCGCCGGGTTGCGGTCGACGTTAGATCGTATTTGCGAAGAAGCCAGCCAAGCGATCACCGATGGCCATAGCTTGGTCGTGCTTTCCGATCGCGCTGCCGGTCCGGACCGCGTTCCGGTCTCCGCGCTCTTGGCCTGTGGTGCGGTGCATCATCACCTCGTTCGCAACGAGCAACGCACGCGATTGGGGATCGTAATCGAGTCGGCCGAAGCGCGGGAAGTGCATCATCACTGCCTGCTGATTGGTTACGGTGCCGATGCAATCAACCCGTATTGCGCCTTCGAAGCCTTGTGGCAATGCCGCGCCGACGGTGCGTTGGGCGAAGAATGGTGTGACGAGAAGGTTGTCTCCGCCTATCGCTTGGCTGTGAAAAACGGCATGCTGAAGGTGATGGCTAAAATGGGCATCTCCACGCTGCAAAGTTACAAGGGCGCACAAATCTTCGAAGCGGTCGGCTTGAACGAAGAAGTCATCAACCGCAGTTTTGTCGGAACCGCCAGCCGCATCAAAGGGGTTGGTTTGGAAATTCTGGCCGAAGAAGCGATTCGCCGGCACAATTTGGGGTATCCGCTTCGCCATGACGAATCGCAGTTGCCGATCTTGTCCAACGAAGGTCAATTCCAATGGCGGGCTGAGGGAGAAAAGCATGCCTGGAATCCCCAGTCGATTTCCCGCTTGCAAGCGGCCGCCCGAACCGGCGACCGTACGGCCTACGATCAATTCAAGGAGATGATCAACGAACAGAATCGCCGCGATTGCTATCTGCGAGGACTGCTCAAAATCAAACCGGGCAAATCGATTCCGCTTGATGAAGTGGAACCGGCTGCGAAAATCGTCAAGCGGTTCTGCACCGGAGCGATGAGCTACGGCTCGATTTCGGCCGAGTCGCACGAAGCGTTGGCGATTGCCATGAATCGCATGGGCGGAAAAAGCAATACCGGCGAAGGGGGGGAGGATTATGAACGTTTCAATCCAATGCCCAACGGCGACTCCAAACGATCCGCGATCAAGCAGATTGCCTCGGGCCGATTTGGCGTGACCAGTTGGTACCTGACCAACGCCGACGAACTGCAGATCAAAATCGCGCAAGGTGCCAAGCCGGGCGAAGGTGGAGAACTGCCGGGACATAAGGTCAACAAGATCATTGCTGACACGCGGCATTCAACTCCCGGCGTGGGACTCATCAGCCCGCCGCCGCACCATGATATTTACTCGATCGAAGATCTCGCGCAGTTGATCTTTGACTTGAAGAACTCGAACCCCTCTGCACGGGTGAGCGTGAAGTTGGTGTCCGAGGTCGGGGTGGGCACGATTGCCGCCGGTGTGGCCAAGGGGCACGCCGATCACATCCTGATTTCCGGCCACGACGGCGGAACGGGGGCCTCGCCGTTGACGAGCATCAAGCACGCCGGACTGCCCTGGGAATTGGGTATCGCCGAGACGCATCAAACGTTGGTGCTCAACGACCTGCGCAGCCGCGTGGTGTTGCAGACTGACGGACAACTCAAGACCGGTCGCGACGTGGCGATTGCCTGTCTGTTGGGAGCAGAGGAATTCGGATTTGCGACCGCTCCGTTGATCACCTTGGGGTGCATCATGATGCGGAAGTGTCACTTGAATACCTGCCCGGTCGGCATCGCGACGCAAGATGAAGAGCTCCGCAAGAAGTTTGCCGGCAAGCCGGAACATGTTGTGAACTATCTGTTCATGGTGGCCGAAGAATGTCGCGAGATCATGGCGGAATTGGGCTTCCGCACGATCAACGAAATGGTCGGTCGGGCCGATTGTCTGGAGACCGACGCCGCGATCAAGCATTGGAAGGCGGACGGTATCGACTTGTCGCCGATTCTTGCACCGGCGAAAAAACCGCATCCGGATGTTGAGGTGTATTGCACGATCAAACAGGATCATGGTTTGGACAAAGTCTTGGACCAACAATTGATCAAAGATTGCCAGCCGGCGATTCAAGACGGCACAAAGGTCGCCTTGGAGATTGACGTGCAAAACATCGACCGCGCTTTGGGGACGATGCTCAGTCACGAGATTTCTAAAAAATGGGGACCGAAAGGACTGCCTGAGGATACGATCCATATTCGGGCGCGCGGTTCGGCCGGTCAAAGCGTCGGTGCCTGGATGGCGCACGGTGTGACGATCGAGCTGTCGGGCGACGCCAACGACTTTGTGGGTAAGGGACTCTCAGGCGGACGGATTGTGATTGCTCCGCCGGAGGATTCGACATTTGTCGCTGAGGATAACTTCATCATCGGCAACGTGGCGCTCTACGGAGCGGTGCATGGCGAAGCTTTTTTCCGGGGCATGGCGGCGGAACGATTCTGTATTCGTAACTCCGGAGCCCGCGCCGTTGTGGAAGGGGTGGGAGACCACGGTTGTGAATATATGACCGGTGGGCGTGTGGTCGTTCTCGGTCCCACAGGTCGCAACTTTGCAGCAGGAATGTCGGGCGGGGTGGCGTATATTTACGACCCGCGCGACGAGTTTTTGCAAAACTGCAATCTAGAAATGGTGGAACTGGAACGACTCGAAGAGGAAGCGGATATCTCCGAACTGCGAGAGCTGATCCAGAAACACCAGAATTACACGGGATCGCCGGTGGCGGCACGAATCCTTGAAGACTGGGAGGCGTCTGTTTCCCAATTCCGCAAGGTGATGCCGGTGGACTACAAACGGGCTTTGGAACTCGCCCGTGAGGAAGACCAGCAGCAAGCTGAGGCGGTCACGGCTGCAGGGCAGAATTAG
- a CDS encoding LysR family transcriptional regulator — translation MHLRSVEIFCEVVHQRSFSKAAEVFNVSQSSVSQAVQSLEDRLGALLLDRSKRPFELTPAGTVYFAGCRKLLESFHAMEDQVHRLQDKVVGPVRVAAIYSVGLVQMDCYVRHFEELYPEAALRIDFGHPDEIYEAVLNDEADLGLVSFPQTNTELVSVPWQEQELALVTAPDHRLATHDKMQIAELNGEAYIAFTPELTIRKMIDRWLKEHKISVNVAHAFDNMENIKRDIEIGTGVSILPIPSVQREVDIGSLAAVRLSNVEWTRPLGIVHKRHKVFSNAVAKFIELLHEDPGSFAVGESGDQKPVAEISIPS, via the coding sequence ATGCACCTCCGTTCTGTCGAAATATTCTGTGAAGTTGTTCATCAACGGAGCTTTTCCAAAGCTGCGGAAGTGTTCAATGTTTCGCAGTCTTCGGTGAGCCAGGCGGTGCAGTCGCTGGAAGATCGTTTGGGGGCGTTGTTGCTGGACCGCTCGAAGCGTCCCTTCGAGTTGACGCCGGCGGGCACTGTCTATTTTGCCGGCTGTCGGAAGCTGTTGGAATCGTTCCACGCGATGGAAGATCAGGTGCACCGACTGCAGGATAAAGTGGTGGGGCCGGTCCGCGTAGCGGCGATTTATTCGGTCGGTCTGGTGCAAATGGATTGCTATGTGCGGCATTTCGAGGAGTTGTATCCCGAAGCGGCCTTGCGGATCGATTTCGGCCATCCGGATGAAATCTACGAGGCGGTGCTGAACGACGAAGCTGATTTAGGGCTGGTTTCCTTTCCTCAGACGAACACCGAATTGGTGAGCGTTCCCTGGCAGGAGCAAGAGCTGGCCCTGGTGACCGCACCGGATCACCGTTTGGCAACGCATGACAAAATGCAGATCGCTGAACTGAATGGTGAAGCTTATATTGCCTTTACGCCCGAACTCACGATTCGCAAGATGATCGATCGGTGGCTGAAGGAACATAAAATTTCAGTGAATGTCGCCCACGCGTTCGACAACATGGAGAACATCAAACGGGACATCGAAATTGGTACGGGTGTCAGCATTCTGCCGATTCCGTCTGTCCAGCGTGAGGTCGACATCGGTTCGTTGGCCGCCGTACGTTTGAGCAATGTGGAGTGGACGCGGCCGTTGGGAATCGTTCATAAGCGGCACAAAGTATTCAGCAACGCGGTGGCGAAATTCATCGAATTGCTGCATGAGGATCCTGGGTCATTCGCAGTGGGCGAATCGGGTGATCAAAAACCGGTGGCAGAGATCAGCATTCCATCCTGA
- a CDS encoding DJ-1/PfpI family protein codes for MPKILMPIGDATEVLDTMYPYFRLPEDGYEVVVAGPEARLYHMVTHEIPPNSDVPWDITQERPGYHIQAEIAFRDVDPTEYVGLFISGGRAPEYLRYDQDLLKATRHFFEAGKPVASVCHGIEILTAADCIQGKTVTTVAKCALDAEQGGATYVDEAVVTDGNLVTAGIWMNNTQLLKKFIEMLNAATK; via the coding sequence ATGCCGAAGATTTTAATGCCGATCGGTGATGCGACTGAAGTTCTTGACACGATGTATCCCTACTTTCGTTTGCCGGAAGATGGTTACGAAGTCGTCGTTGCCGGTCCCGAGGCACGCTTGTACCACATGGTCACGCACGAAATCCCTCCCAATTCGGATGTCCCGTGGGATATTACGCAGGAACGTCCCGGCTATCACATCCAGGCGGAGATCGCCTTTCGGGATGTTGATCCGACAGAATATGTCGGCCTGTTTATCTCTGGCGGCCGTGCGCCGGAATATCTGCGGTACGACCAAGACCTACTCAAGGCGACACGGCATTTCTTCGAAGCGGGCAAACCGGTCGCCTCGGTTTGCCACGGTATCGAAATCTTGACAGCTGCCGATTGCATTCAGGGCAAGACCGTGACAACAGTGGCCAAATGCGCTCTCGATGCAGAGCAGGGTGGGGCGACCTATGTGGATGAAGCGGTCGTGACCGACGGGAATCTGGTAACAGCGGGCATCTGGATGAACAACACACAGTTGCTCAAGAAATTCATCGAAATGCTAAACGCAGCCACGAAATAA
- the thyX gene encoding FAD-dependent thymidylate synthase, with protein sequence MTTRSEKVEELRWTKFPVLDDGFVCLVDVMGDDSSVVQAARVSYGEGTKKVSDDRTLIRYLLRHRHTTPFEMAEIKLLVRVPMDCWRQWIRHRTANVNEYSTRYSVAIDAAQTTTPTQWRQQANLNRQGSAGALPVEIGEKLTAAEAKFQAAARQLYDERLEAGVAREQARKDLPLATYTEAYWKVDLHNLLHFLALRMDSHAQEEIRDYSTTIGENIIKPLFPVVWEAFEDYRLGGKFLTRLDAGVIQRLMQLQKQGGLTEEDFLSVQDETWQDLKRCRERDECRSKLQDLGILPAANDNP encoded by the coding sequence ATGACAACACGATCTGAAAAAGTGGAAGAACTGCGGTGGACAAAGTTCCCCGTGTTGGATGACGGTTTCGTCTGCCTGGTCGATGTGATGGGGGACGACAGCAGTGTCGTGCAGGCGGCCCGCGTCAGTTATGGCGAAGGCACGAAAAAGGTCTCTGACGATCGAACACTCATCCGGTACTTATTACGACATCGTCATACCACGCCGTTCGAAATGGCCGAGATCAAATTGTTGGTGCGGGTGCCGATGGATTGTTGGCGTCAATGGATCCGGCATCGGACGGCCAATGTCAACGAATACAGTACGCGGTATTCCGTCGCTATTGATGCCGCTCAGACGACCACACCGACTCAATGGCGGCAGCAGGCCAATCTCAATCGGCAGGGAAGCGCCGGAGCGTTGCCGGTCGAAATTGGTGAAAAGCTGACGGCAGCGGAGGCGAAGTTCCAGGCAGCTGCCCGCCAACTCTACGATGAGCGCTTGGAAGCGGGGGTCGCGCGGGAGCAGGCTCGTAAAGACCTGCCGTTGGCGACATATACCGAGGCTTATTGGAAGGTCGATTTGCACAATTTGTTGCACTTTTTGGCGTTGCGGATGGACTCTCACGCTCAGGAGGAGATCCGCGACTATTCCACGACGATCGGGGAAAATATCATCAAGCCTTTGTTTCCGGTCGTTTGGGAGGCGTTTGAGGACTATCGGCTGGGTGGGAAATTTCTCACTCGCTTGGATGCTGGGGTCATTCAAAGGTTGATGCAATTGCAAAAGCAGGGTGGATTGACCGAAGAGGATTTTCTCTCCGTTCAGGACGAGACGTGGCAAGATTTGAAGCGATGCCGCGAACGCGATGAATGCCGCTCGAAATTGCAGGACTTGGGGATTCTGCCCGCGGCGAACGACAATCCTTAG
- a CDS encoding isocitrate lyase/PEP mutase family protein, with the protein MKTTTALRQLIQRPGIVRSLGAHDVFSALVMEQAGIDMLFAGGFGVAASALGMPDVGLMTLTEMAEVVRRMADRLSIPVVADGDTGHGDLHNVARTVREMESAGAAGILLEDQVHPKRCGHLAGKEVIPAAEMRLKLRAALDARRDPEFVIFARTDALAVEGFDSAIERAGGFADEGADVCFVEGPTSGEQLAQIPRKLDVPLLANMLTGGVTPVVPFVELEQMGYKIAVCPIAGLLATGAVIRRLTESVLESGQVDPTTDALMTFEEVKSVLGLQETLNLRRRLES; encoded by the coding sequence GTGAAAACTACAACCGCTTTACGACAGCTCATACAACGCCCGGGGATCGTGCGTAGCCTGGGAGCGCACGATGTCTTCTCGGCGCTGGTGATGGAACAGGCGGGGATCGACATGCTCTTTGCCGGCGGGTTTGGCGTGGCTGCGTCGGCCTTGGGGATGCCCGATGTCGGTTTGATGACGCTGACTGAAATGGCCGAAGTCGTGCGGCGGATGGCCGATCGGTTGTCGATACCGGTCGTCGCCGACGGTGATACCGGGCATGGCGATCTGCACAATGTCGCTCGTACAGTACGGGAAATGGAATCAGCTGGGGCAGCTGGGATACTGCTGGAAGACCAAGTGCATCCCAAGCGGTGCGGGCACTTGGCGGGCAAAGAGGTGATTCCGGCAGCGGAGATGCGGTTGAAATTGCGCGCCGCCTTGGATGCGCGCCGCGACCCGGAATTTGTGATCTTTGCCCGGACCGATGCGCTGGCGGTCGAGGGGTTTGATTCAGCGATTGAACGTGCCGGCGGTTTTGCCGACGAAGGGGCCGATGTCTGTTTTGTGGAGGGTCCCACCAGTGGGGAGCAGCTCGCGCAAATTCCCCGAAAGCTCGATGTGCCGCTGTTGGCGAACATGCTGACCGGTGGTGTGACACCGGTGGTGCCGTTCGTGGAGTTGGAACAAATGGGCTACAAAATAGCCGTTTGTCCCATTGCCGGATTGCTGGCGACTGGGGCTGTGATTCGCCGGTTGACGGAATCGGTGCTTGAAAGTGGACAGGTTGACCCAACCACCGACGCGCTGATGACATTTGAGGAAGTGAAGTCCGTGTTAGGCCTGCAGGAAACCCTGAACCTCCGTCGACGACTGGAAAGTTGA